The genomic stretch CTTGCAGTGCGCAATGATCTCCTCGGCCTCCATGCTTTCGCCGGCCTTAAGCTCGACGCAGGCGACTATCGCCTCGCCCCACTTCTCGTCGGGCGCGCCGATGACGGCGCAGTCGCGGATGGCCGGCATGGTCAAGACCGCGGCCTCGACCTCGACCGAGAAGACGTTGAAGCCGCCGGAGATGATCATGTCCTTCTTGCGGTCGACGATGAAAACGTAACCGTCTTCGTCCATGCGGGCGATGTCGCCGGTGTGGTGCCAGCCGAAGCCCGCCGCTTCAGCCGTGGCTACCGGGTTCTTGTAATAGCCCAGCATCAGGCCGGCGCCGCGGTAGACCAGCTCGCCGACCTCGCCCGGCGGCAGCAGCGTGCCGTCTTCGTCCATAATGGCGAGCTTGCAGAAAGGCGCCTGTCGGCCGCAGCTCGTCAGGCGGTCGGGCGGCGCGATTTCGCCCGCCACGAAATGGTCCTCGCGGCTGAGGCAGGTGTTGGGGAACATGGTTTCGGTCTGGCCGAAGATCTGGAACATCACCGGGCCGAAAACCTTGATGGCCTCGCGGATCTTTTCCGGCGCGGTGGGCGCGGCGCCGTAAAAAATGTATTCCAGCAAGGAGAAATCGAGGGTCCGGGCGCCCGGTTCCGCCAGCAGCATGTACAGCAGCGTCGACGGCGTCATGAAGTTGGTGATGCCGAATTTCGGGATGGCCTCGAGTATCCCCTTGGGATCGGCCTTGGGCAGGATTACCGCCCGGCCGCCGGCGGCCATGATGTAGTACATCAGGAAGCCGCTGGCGTGGGTCAGCGGCGCCGCCGCCAGGTTGACGGGCGGGTTCGCCAGCGGCGCCACGGCCAGCATGTTGGCCACCAGATTTTCGATGCCGCGGTTGGTCATCAGCACGCCCTTGGGCAGGTCCGTGGTGCCGCCGGTGGGCTGCAGCGCGAAGATGCCGTCGGGGTCGTCGGGAACGTCCACGGGGTCGGCGGGGTATCCACTCACCCAATCCAGGAACGCCGGGTCATCGCCCGTGGCACTGCCCGAGGCAGTGTCGATGCAGATGAACTTTTTGATGCCGGGTGCCTGGGCCCGGATCTCGTCGACGGCCTCGGCGAAGGGGCTGAGGTAAAAGAGCACCGAGCAGTCGAAGCGGTCGAGGATCTGGGCGTTGTCGGCCACCGAGTTGCGCGGGTTGATGGGGATCCAGGCCAGGCCTGCGCGCAACAGGCCGAGCGAGCAGACGAAAGCCTGGGCGTCGTTCGTGCTGAGCACGGCGCCATGGTCGCCGGGCTGAAAGCCCTCGGCGTGCAGGCCGTTGGCAGCTTGAAACGTGAGGGTTCGCACCTCGTCGTAGCTTAGCGTCTCGCCGCTTTCGCCGTTGGTCAGGAACGGGCCGTCTCCCACCAGCCTCCAGCCGCGGTCGAAATAGTCTATGCCGCCCATCTCAGACTAATCCTTTTGCAGCACGTGGATGGTGGCGGCGCGGACGTCGTTGTCCTTGGCTCCGCCCATGATCTGGGCCAGGCCGGTGCGGGCGCCCGCGACCTGGCGCTTGCCGGCGGTGCCGCGGAGCTGTTCGACGATCTCGACGATCTGGGCAACCCCCGAGGCGGCCACGGGGTGGCCTTTGGATAGAAGCCCGCCGCTGGGGTTTACCGGCTGCGCCCCATCCAAGGCAGTCGTGCCGTCGGCGATCAGGCGGCCGCCCTCGCCGCGGGGACACAGCCCCAAGCCCTCGTAGTGCACGATCTCGGAGATGGTAAAGGCGTCGTGGACCTCGATCACGTCCATGTCCTCAGGTCCCAGCCCGGCCTGTTCGTAGGCCAGGGCGGCGCAGCGTTCCTCGGCCTCCCAGCCCGTGATGTCGCGGCCGGTGTCGTAGGTGCCACTGGTCAGCACCGAGGCCGCCACCCGCACGGCGGGCCTTTCCGTTTTTTTGGCCGTGGCTTCGTCGCAAAGGATCAGGGCCGCGGCGCCGTCGGTGTTGGGACAGCAGGAATAAAGCGTGATGGGATCGGCGATCATCGGCGAGGCCAGAACTTCTTCCACCGTCAGCGGCTTTTGGAACTGGGCGTAGGGGTTGAGGGTGCCGTTGAAGTGGTTCTTGACCGAAACCTGGGCCAGTTGCTCGACCGTGGTGCCAAAGGCTGCCATGTGCTTCTGGGCGATCAGCGCGAAAGCGCCGGGAAAAATGTCGCCGAGCTGGGTCTCGAGCTCGGCCATTCCCACCTTCAAGGGCGTGCCCTTGGGCATGACGCTTTTTTCCACGCCGGCGACGATAACGGCGTCGTGGAAGCCCGCCGTCACAGCCTGCCAGCCCAGGTGCAGCGCCGTCGAGCCCGAGGCGCAGGCGTTTTCCGTGTTGATCACCGGAATGCCGGCCAGGCCGACCTCCCAGAAGACGTTCTGGCCCACCGTGGTTTCGCCCTGCAGCGCGGGCGCCAGGGCGTTGCCGCAAAAGCCGGCGGTGATGGCGGCGCGCGCGATACCGCAATCGTCCAAGGCGGCGCGACAGGCCTCATGGCCCAAGTCGCGCAAGCTGCGCTCGGGGTGCTTGCCGAAAACGGTGGAGCCGATGCCGGCGATGTAGACGTCTCTCATGTTGCTGGTTCCTCAGGCTTTTCAATACGGCCGCCCCCCCACCCCAGCCCTCCCCCACAAGGGGGGGAGGGAGCCAAAACTTGTTTATTAACCCCTCCCCCTTGATGGGGGAGGGCAGGGAGGGGGTGCTTTTCTTTGCGGCTCACGGGGGGCTCACGCGACGGGGCGGAACTTGTGGCCGATCACGGACTGGCCCTCGCGGTTGGCAATGATTTCCTCGAGCACCAGTTCGACCGGGCTGCCGGGGCTGAAGGACTCGGGCTCGGCCCCGGTAAAGAGGGCAAAAACCCGCGGGCCGTCGGGCTCGAGGTCGACGTAGCCGTAGGCGTAAGGCGGCTTCAAGCCGGCCGGCGAGGGCACGCGCACGATGGTGCTGGCGTAGACCGTGCCGCGCTTGCCGCTGGTCGTATCCTCGAGGCTGCCGGGACCACAAGCCGGACACTCGGCGCGGCGCGGAAAGTAGCGCCGGCCGCAGGCCGTGCAGTGGCTGACCAGCAGCGCCGGAGCCTGCCCCTCGGCCGGCGGAAACTCGAAAAGATCGGCGCGTAGCGCCACGGGCTCGCTCATGTTCAGAACCCCTCCATGCCGCCGCTGACGTGGATTACCTGGCGGGTGACGTACTTGGCCTCGTCCGAGACGAAAAAGAGAATGGCGTTGGCGATGTCGACGATATCGCCCATCCGCCGCATGGGGGTCAACCGCACCAGGCGCTCGCGGGTGGCCTGGTCCAGCGTATCGGTCTTGGGCGTGTCGATCAGGCCCGGTGCCACGCAGTTGACCGAAATGCCGTAGCGCGCGAATTCGAGGCCGCTGGCCTGGGTCAGGCCGACGATTCCCGACTTGGCCGCGACGTAGTTGGCCTGGCCGATGTTGCCCTTATAGGCCAAGGAACTCAGATTGACGATGCGGCCCGAGGTGCGCTCGATCATGTGCGGCGCCACCGCCCGGGTGCAAAGAAAGCTGCCCTTGAGGTTGAGGTCGAGCACCCAGTCCCAGGCCTCTTCCGACATCTTGGCGATGAGAGAGTCGCGGATGTCGCCGGCGTTGTTGACCAGGATGTCGACCTGGCCCCAGGCGCCCAGGGCCTGGTCCACCATGGCGCCCACGGCCTCGGCATCGGTGATGTCGGCGGCGTTGGCGATGGCCTGGCCGCCGGCCTTCTCGACCAGGGCCACGGTCTCCTCGGCGCTTTCGAGCCGGATGTCGTTGACCAGCACGCGGGCGCCTTCCTCGGCCAGGCGGAGCGCCGTGCCCCGCCCCAGGTCGCCGCCCGCTCCGGTAATGATCGCGGTTTTGCCTTCTAATCTCACGGTACCCTCCAGGTGTTAGATTTTTTTGTCGCGGCCCGCCCAGTGGGGCTCGCGCAGTACGTTCTTGGTCACCTTGCCCATGGCGTTCTTGGGTAGCTCGGCATGGAACTCGACCTGTTTCGGTTTCTTGTAACGGGCCAGGCGTTCGGCGCAGTGCGCCACGATGTCGTCGGCCGAGGCGCTTGCGCCCTGCTTGAGCGCCACGGCGGCAGAGACCGATTCGCCGTAGACCTCGTCCGGTATGCCGAATACCGCCACCTCGAGCACCGCCGGATGGGCGGCGATGGCGTCCTCGACCTCCTTGGGATAGATGTTCTCGGCACCGCTGATGATCATGTCGCGCAGCCGGTCGACGATGGTGAACAAGCCACCCTCTTCGACCCGCGCCAGATCGCCGGTATGGATCCAGCCGCCGCGCACGGTATCGGCTGTGGCCTGGGGCTGGTTGTGGTAGCCGATCATGCCCAACGAGCGTTGGGCGGAAATGATCTCGCCCACCTCGCCGACCGGCGTATCCCGCCCTTGCTCGTCCACCACCCTGAGCTCGGCGTTGAACATTTCGCGACCTGTGCACTGGGATTGCTCATGATGGTCTTCTGGCCTCAGGACCGAAACCATGCCGGTCTCGGTCTGGCCGTACCACTGGTAGAACCGGGCGCCGAAAAGATCCTGGGATGCCTTCAGCAGCGTCGGCGTAATGGGCGATGAGCCGTACCAAATCTTGTCGAGCTGGGCGATGTCGTAGTTGGCCACGCCGGGATGGTTGACCAGCATGGCCAGCATGGTCGGCACCCACATGGTCAGCGTCACGCCATGGCGGCTCACCGCCTCCAGGACCTGGTCGGGATCGAACCCGGCACCCAGGATCACGGCCGTGCCTCCGCGCAGCAGCGTCGGTCCGACCAGGGCGTGCATTCCCGCGGTGTGGAATAGCGGCAGAGCCACCAGCGTCACCTCGCCGGGTTCGACGTCACCCTCGACGGCCATGCCCTGGTAGATGTCGAGATAGGCTTGGTGAGAGGCCAGCACGCCCTTGGGTTTCCCGGTGGTGCCGCTGGTATAGGTAATGGTGAAGGGCGCGTCCGGGGCCACTTCGACATCTGGCTCCGAATCCGCCTGCCGCGAAATCAATTCGCTCAGGCTGCGTCCCGGATCGAGGGGCTCGCCGGAGATCGCTATCAGGTCGATCGCCGCATCGAAATCGGTCCTGGCGTCGGCCACCAGATCCCGCGCCTCGGCACCGAATAACAGCACTTTGGGACCGGTATCGTTGACGACATAGACCAGTTCATCCTTTTGGTAGCGGAAGTTGATGGGCACGACGATGGCGCCGCATTTGGCCGCGGCGTAATTGATGACGACGCATTCCAGGCAATTCAAGGTCAGCATCGCCACCCTGTCGCCCGGCTCCACGCCGCTGGACAGCAGCCCATGGGCACAGCGATTGACTTCGGCGTTGAGCTCGCCGTGGCTGATGCGGCGATCGTCAAATATCAGCGCATCCTTGCTGGCAAACCGCTTGGCGTTCAGCCGGACAATGTCACCGATGACATGCATCTCTCACCTCCCTGCAGATATTTTTTCGCCCCGGCGCCACCAACCCTGCGCCCTCAACGGATGTTCTTCTTTCTTGAGTGCCCGCTTCATGATCCTCAAGGCCGGCCCGGGATATTTCCCGGCCAGCAGCCCGATGGCAAACAGGATGTAGTGCTGGTCCAGGAACAGCTCAGGGGCGGCGGGCAGCAGTGACGCAGGCGCGCTGCCGTCGAAGCAGCCGGCCCGAAGAATCCAATACCCCGACCTGCCGTGGGCAAATACCCCGCCGGTGCCGATCAGGCAGCGAACCCCGGTCAAATCCTTGCCGTACTGAACCCGGGCCTTGCCGGTGGGGAAATAGATTTCCTCGATGCTGCCGGCGTGCCGCTTCGCGGCGATGCCCACGGCGGCGCTGGCCAGCCCGATATCGACCAGATGCTCCGCTTCGCTGCCGGGCAGCGCGGCAACGTCGTGGTGCAGCTCCTTGGTCGCCCGGTCAAGGTCGATCCTTGCAGCTTCGGGGCCGGCCGGGGGGGGCATGTTGTCGAGAATCATCTGCTCCCCAGCCAGCTCCAGTATGGACCGTGCGTTGTGTCTGATGCCGAGATCCCCCTCCACGGTCCTCTTGGCGCGGGGATCGCGGAGACCCTTGACCACGGTGCCGGTGCGCCTGGGTCCGCCCTCGGCAATCGAGTGCACATCGATCGTCGCGCCGCCGACGTCGACGACAATCAGCTCACCCAATCCCTCCTCGCCGGCGCTGCCGTCGGCCAACAGAGAGGCCGCCTTGAGAACCGCCATGGGGGTCGGCATGATGATGTCGCCGGCAAGTGCCAGCGCTTTACCTCCCCTTTTTTTCGCTTCCGATCCGTTTGTCTACGTGAACGGCGGGCAGTGCCCCGTCGCTGGCACCGAACAAGCCGCCGGTGATGATGCCGAGCAATACCTCGCCGAGTTCTTCGAGCCCGAACGGCCCGTCTTCGCGATACCAGTGATAGAGCGAGTTGATCATGCCGATGACGCCGAGCGCGGCCACGGTGGGGCTCTGCCCCGCTATGCGGCCGGCCGACAGCAATTCATCGAGGCATGATGTGTAGAGATTGAGAATGTCGCGCTCTTTGCTCTTGATCGAGCCGAGCTTCTGGCCCTCGATGTGGACCTTGTCCTCGACCAGGATCTTGATGTCCTTGCGCCGCGCCCCGATGACGTCGATGTGGGTGCGCAGCATCGAACGCAGTCCGGCCTCGGGGCCCTGGGCCCGGGTCATGCAGCCCAGCAGGGACTGATAGAAGTCGTTGGAGAACTGCTCGAGGATGATGATGAGCA from Alphaproteobacteria bacterium encodes the following:
- a CDS encoding AMP-binding protein, encoding MGGIDYFDRGWRLVGDGPFLTNGESGETLSYDEVRTLTFQAANGLHAEGFQPGDHGAVLSTNDAQAFVCSLGLLRAGLAWIPINPRNSVADNAQILDRFDCSVLFYLSPFAEAVDEIRAQAPGIKKFICIDTASGSATGDDPAFLDWVSGYPADPVDVPDDPDGIFALQPTGGTTDLPKGVLMTNRGIENLVANMLAVAPLANPPVNLAAAPLTHASGFLMYYIMAAGGRAVILPKADPKGILEAIPKFGITNFMTPSTLLYMLLAEPGARTLDFSLLEYIFYGAAPTAPEKIREAIKVFGPVMFQIFGQTETMFPNTCLSREDHFVAGEIAPPDRLTSCGRQAPFCKLAIMDEDGTLLPPGEVGELVYRGAGLMLGYYKNPVATAEAAGFGWHHTGDIARMDEDGYVFIVDRKKDMIISGGFNVFSVEVEAAVLTMPAIRDCAVIGAPDEKWGEAIVACVELKAGESMEAEEIIAHCK
- a CDS encoding thiolase family protein; this encodes MRDVYIAGIGSTVFGKHPERSLRDLGHEACRAALDDCGIARAAITAGFCGNALAPALQGETTVGQNVFWEVGLAGIPVINTENACASGSTALHLGWQAVTAGFHDAVIVAGVEKSVMPKGTPLKVGMAELETQLGDIFPGAFALIAQKHMAAFGTTVEQLAQVSVKNHFNGTLNPYAQFQKPLTVEEVLASPMIADPITLYSCCPNTDGAAALILCDEATAKKTERPAVRVAASVLTSGTYDTGRDITGWEAEERCAALAYEQAGLGPEDMDVIEVHDAFTISEIVHYEGLGLCPRGEGGRLIADGTTALDGAQPVNPSGGLLSKGHPVAASGVAQIVEIVEQLRGTAGKRQVAGARTGLAQIMGGAKDNDVRAATIHVLQKD
- a CDS encoding OB-fold domain-containing protein encodes the protein MSEPVALRADLFEFPPAEGQAPALLVSHCTACGRRYFPRRAECPACGPGSLEDTTSGKRGTVYASTIVRVPSPAGLKPPYAYGYVDLEPDGPRVFALFTGAEPESFSPGSPVELVLEEIIANREGQSVIGHKFRPVA
- the fabG gene encoding 3-oxoacyl-ACP reductase FabG, whose translation is MRLEGKTAIITGAGGDLGRGTALRLAEEGARVLVNDIRLESAEETVALVEKAGGQAIANAADITDAEAVGAMVDQALGAWGQVDILVNNAGDIRDSLIAKMSEEAWDWVLDLNLKGSFLCTRAVAPHMIERTSGRIVNLSSLAYKGNIGQANYVAAKSGIVGLTQASGLEFARYGISVNCVAPGLIDTPKTDTLDQATRERLVRLTPMRRMGDIVDIANAILFFVSDEAKYVTRQVIHVSGGMEGF
- a CDS encoding long-chain-fatty-acid--CoA ligase, which encodes MHVIGDIVRLNAKRFASKDALIFDDRRISHGELNAEVNRCAHGLLSSGVEPGDRVAMLTLNCLECVVINYAAAKCGAIVVPINFRYQKDELVYVVNDTGPKVLLFGAEARDLVADARTDFDAAIDLIAISGEPLDPGRSLSELISRQADSEPDVEVAPDAPFTITYTSGTTGKPKGVLASHQAYLDIYQGMAVEGDVEPGEVTLVALPLFHTAGMHALVGPTLLRGGTAVILGAGFDPDQVLEAVSRHGVTLTMWVPTMLAMLVNHPGVANYDIAQLDKIWYGSSPITPTLLKASQDLFGARFYQWYGQTETGMVSVLRPEDHHEQSQCTGREMFNAELRVVDEQGRDTPVGEVGEIISAQRSLGMIGYHNQPQATADTVRGGWIHTGDLARVEEGGLFTIVDRLRDMIISGAENIYPKEVEDAIAAHPAVLEVAVFGIPDEVYGESVSAAVALKQGASASADDIVAHCAERLARYKKPKQVEFHAELPKNAMGKVTKNVLREPHWAGRDKKI
- a CDS encoding glutamate mutase L, with amino-acid sequence MALAGDIIMPTPMAVLKAASLLADGSAGEEGLGELIVVDVGGATIDVHSIAEGGPRRTGTVVKGLRDPRAKRTVEGDLGIRHNARSILELAGEQMILDNMPPPAGPEAARIDLDRATKELHHDVAALPGSEAEHLVDIGLASAAVGIAAKRHAGSIEEIYFPTGKARVQYGKDLTGVRCLIGTGGVFAHGRSGYWILRAGCFDGSAPASLLPAAPELFLDQHYILFAIGLLAGKYPGPALRIMKRALKKEEHPLRAQGWWRRGEKISAGR